A region of Aliivibrio fischeri DNA encodes the following proteins:
- the ppc gene encoding phosphoenolpyruvate carboxylase, which translates to MNEKYAALKSNVSMLGHLLGNTIRDAHGEELLAKVETIRKLSKTARAGSDEDRNALIEEIKSLPDDQLTPVARAFSQFLNLTNMAEQYHTISRHCEAHVCEPDAISTLFSKLSQSNVSKLDTAQAVRELNIELVLTAHPTEIARRTMINKLVKINECLSKLELGDISFSERDKTERRLEQLIAQAWHSDVIRQERPTPLDEAKWGFAVVENSLWQGIPEFLREFDQRLEGHLGEGLPIDARPVHMSSWMGGDRDGNPFVTHKITREVMLLSRWKAADLYLKDINELISELSMVKCTDEVRELAGDQHEPYRAILKQLRTLLGDTLESLDAQMKGELAPNKVILTDADQLWNPLYACYQSLHACGMGIIADGSLLDTLRRVKAFGAHLVRLDIRQESTRHSDVLSELTRYLGIGDYDQWSEQDKISFLVNELSSKRPLLPRKWEPSPEVQEVIDTCKVVAEQSKEALGSYVISMARTASDVLAVHLLLQEAGCPFRMDVCPLFETLDDLNRSKEVMEQLFSIDWYRGFIQNHQMVMIGYSDSAKDAGVMSAGWAQYSAMEALVEVCEKESIELTLFHGRGGTIGRGGAPAHAALLSQPPKSLKGGLRVTEQGEMIRFKLGLPEVAVNSFNLYASAILEANLLPPPEPKQEWRDLMEVLSEVSCEAYRNVVRGEKDFVPYFRAATPELELGKLPLGSRPAKRNPNGGVESLRAIPWIFSWSQNRLVLPAWLGAGEAIQYSIDKGHQALLEEMCREWPFFSTRLGMLEMVYTKCNPQMSEYYDQRLTDKSLWPLGERLRNQLQADIKAVLNVENNDHLMERDPWGSESIRLRNIYVDPLNMLQAELLFRTRQQEETSPELEEALMVTIAGIAAGMRNTG; encoded by the coding sequence ATGAATGAAAAGTACGCTGCTTTAAAAAGCAATGTCAGCATGTTGGGTCACCTGCTTGGTAACACGATTCGAGACGCACATGGTGAAGAGCTATTAGCAAAAGTTGAAACCATTCGTAAGCTGTCTAAAACAGCGCGCGCAGGAAGCGACGAAGACCGCAATGCACTGATTGAAGAAATTAAAAGCCTTCCAGACGATCAACTAACACCTGTTGCTCGAGCATTCAGCCAATTTCTAAACCTTACCAATATGGCAGAACAATATCATACTATCTCACGCCATTGTGAAGCACATGTATGTGAACCTGATGCTATTAGTACCTTATTCTCAAAACTAAGCCAAAGTAACGTAAGTAAGCTAGATACAGCACAAGCCGTTCGTGAATTAAATATCGAATTGGTTCTTACTGCACACCCTACTGAAATCGCACGTCGCACCATGATCAACAAGTTGGTTAAAATCAACGAATGTTTATCAAAACTTGAGCTTGGTGATATCTCTTTTTCAGAACGAGATAAAACAGAACGTCGTCTAGAGCAACTGATTGCTCAAGCATGGCACTCAGATGTTATTCGTCAAGAACGTCCAACACCATTAGATGAAGCTAAATGGGGCTTTGCTGTTGTTGAAAACTCTCTATGGCAAGGTATTCCAGAGTTTTTACGTGAATTCGACCAACGCCTAGAAGGCCACTTAGGTGAAGGACTTCCAATCGATGCGCGTCCAGTCCACATGTCATCTTGGATGGGTGGAGACCGTGATGGTAACCCATTTGTAACGCACAAAATTACTCGTGAAGTGATGCTCCTTTCTCGTTGGAAAGCAGCCGATCTTTACTTAAAAGACATTAATGAGCTAATCAGCGAACTTTCAATGGTCAAATGTACTGATGAAGTTCGTGAGTTGGCGGGCGACCAACACGAACCTTATCGAGCTATTCTAAAACAGCTTCGTACACTGTTAGGCGATACTCTTGAAAGCCTAGATGCGCAAATGAAAGGTGAGCTAGCACCAAACAAAGTAATCCTGACCGATGCAGATCAACTTTGGAACCCGCTGTATGCATGTTACCAATCACTGCATGCTTGTGGTATGGGGATCATTGCTGATGGTTCATTACTCGATACATTACGTCGAGTAAAAGCATTTGGTGCTCACTTAGTTCGTTTGGATATCCGCCAAGAAAGTACCCGTCACTCGGATGTATTGTCTGAACTGACTCGTTACTTAGGCATTGGTGATTATGACCAATGGAGCGAACAAGATAAAATTTCATTCCTTGTTAATGAGCTAAGCTCAAAACGTCCTCTTCTTCCACGCAAATGGGAACCGTCTCCAGAAGTTCAAGAAGTTATTGATACTTGTAAAGTAGTTGCAGAACAATCTAAAGAAGCATTAGGCTCTTATGTCATTTCAATGGCTCGTACTGCATCAGACGTACTGGCTGTTCATCTGTTACTTCAAGAAGCTGGTTGTCCATTCCGTATGGATGTGTGTCCATTATTCGAAACTTTAGACGATTTAAATCGCTCTAAAGAAGTAATGGAACAACTATTCTCTATTGATTGGTATCGTGGATTTATCCAAAACCATCAAATGGTAATGATCGGTTATTCAGATTCAGCTAAAGACGCTGGTGTAATGTCTGCTGGTTGGGCTCAGTACAGTGCAATGGAAGCGCTTGTTGAAGTCTGTGAGAAAGAAAGCATCGAACTGACACTTTTCCATGGTCGTGGCGGTACTATCGGTCGTGGCGGTGCACCAGCGCACGCTGCACTCTTATCTCAACCACCTAAGAGCTTAAAAGGTGGCCTACGAGTAACAGAGCAAGGTGAGATGATCCGATTCAAACTTGGTCTTCCTGAAGTGGCTGTAAACAGCTTTAACTTATATGCAAGTGCAATTCTTGAGGCGAACCTTCTTCCACCACCAGAACCAAAACAAGAATGGCGCGACCTAATGGAAGTGCTATCAGAAGTATCGTGTGAAGCTTACCGTAACGTCGTTCGTGGCGAAAAAGACTTTGTCCCTTACTTCCGTGCAGCAACACCAGAATTAGAGCTAGGTAAACTTCCCCTCGGTTCTCGCCCAGCAAAACGTAACCCAAATGGTGGCGTTGAAAGTTTACGTGCTATTCCATGGATTTTCTCATGGAGTCAAAACCGCTTAGTACTTCCTGCATGGTTAGGTGCTGGTGAAGCCATTCAATATTCAATTGATAAAGGTCACCAAGCATTATTAGAAGAGATGTGTCGTGAATGGCCATTCTTCTCAACACGCCTTGGTATGTTGGAGATGGTTTACACTAAATGTAACCCTCAAATGTCAGAATACTACGATCAACGCTTAACTGATAAGTCACTATGGCCATTAGGCGAGCGTCTGCGTAATCAACTACAAGCTGATATCAAAGCGGTACTAAACGTAGAAAACAATGATCACTTAATGGAGCGTGACCCATGGGGTTCTGAATCCATTCGTTTACGCAATATCTATGTTGACCCATTGAACATGCTGCAAGCAGAGCTTCTGTTCCGTACTCGTCAACAAGAAGAGACGTCACCAGAGCTTGAAGAAGCGCTAATGGTAACTATAGCGGGTATTGCTGCAGGTATGCGCAACACAGGTTAA
- the metF gene encoding methylenetetrahydrofolate reductase produces MAYSHASHLESLNQNIAELDGNINVSFEFFPPSSEKMEETLWNSIHRLKTLKPKFVSVTYGANSGERDRTHSIIKEIKEQTGLIAAPHLTCIDASRSELIDIANDYWANGIKDIVALRGDIPPGGGAPEMYASDLVELLKSQHDFDISVAAFPEVHPEAKSAQADLLNLKRKVDAGASRAITQFFFDVESYLRFRDRCVSAGIDVEIIPGILPVSNFKQASRFAKMNNVKIPGWMAQQFEGLDDDPVTRQMVGASHAIDMTRILSREGVKDFHFYTLNRAEHTYALCHTLGVRPK; encoded by the coding sequence ATGGCATATTCACACGCAAGCCACTTAGAGTCACTGAATCAAAATATTGCTGAATTAGACGGCAATATCAACGTATCTTTTGAGTTTTTTCCGCCAAGTTCAGAGAAAATGGAAGAAACACTATGGAACTCTATTCACCGTTTGAAAACACTAAAACCTAAATTTGTATCGGTAACTTATGGTGCAAACTCAGGTGAACGTGATCGTACCCACTCAATTATTAAAGAAATTAAAGAGCAAACCGGTCTTATTGCCGCGCCTCATCTAACGTGTATTGATGCGAGCCGCTCAGAGCTAATTGATATTGCTAACGATTATTGGGCAAATGGTATTAAAGACATTGTGGCTTTACGTGGTGATATTCCACCGGGTGGTGGGGCTCCTGAAATGTATGCTTCAGATTTAGTAGAGTTACTTAAGTCTCAACATGATTTTGATATTTCTGTTGCAGCTTTCCCAGAAGTACACCCAGAAGCGAAAAGTGCTCAAGCTGATTTACTGAATTTAAAACGCAAAGTAGATGCTGGTGCAAGCCGTGCGATTACTCAGTTCTTTTTTGATGTAGAGAGCTATTTACGTTTTCGTGATCGTTGCGTATCTGCTGGTATTGATGTGGAAATCATTCCAGGGATCTTACCAGTATCGAACTTTAAGCAAGCTTCCCGTTTTGCCAAAATGAACAATGTGAAGATTCCTGGTTGGATGGCACAACAGTTTGAAGGACTAGATGATGACCCTGTGACTCGTCAAATGGTTGGAGCAAGTCATGCGATTGATATGACTCGTATTTTGAGCCGTGAAGGTGTGAAAGATTTCCATTTCTATACGCTTAACCGTGCCGAGCATACTTACGCTCTCTGTCATACATTAGGCGTTCGTCCAAAATAG
- the rplI gene encoding 50S ribosomal protein L9, with the protein MQVILLDKIGNLGSLGDQVNVKAGYARNFLIPQGKAVMATKANVEMFETRRAELEANVAKQLAAAEARAEKVNALEVTIASKSGDEGKLFGSIGTRDIAEAATAAGVEIAKSEVRLPEGALRTTGSFEVSIQLHSEVFATLKLEVVAAE; encoded by the coding sequence ATGCAAGTTATTCTACTTGATAAAATCGGTAACCTAGGTAGCCTTGGCGACCAAGTTAACGTTAAAGCTGGTTACGCACGTAACTTCCTTATCCCACAAGGTAAGGCTGTTATGGCAACTAAAGCTAACGTAGAGATGTTTGAAACTCGTCGTGCTGAACTAGAAGCTAACGTTGCTAAGCAACTAGCTGCTGCTGAAGCTCGCGCTGAGAAAGTTAACGCTCTAGAAGTTACAATCGCATCAAAATCTGGTGACGAAGGTAAACTATTCGGTTCAATCGGTACTCGTGACATCGCTGAAGCTGCTACAGCTGCTGGCGTTGAAATCGCGAAAAGCGAAGTTCGTCTTCCTGAAGGCGCTCTACGTACAACTGGTTCTTTCGAAGTTAGCATCCAACTTCACTCTGAAGTATTTGCTACATTGAAATTAGAAGTTGTTGCTGCTGAGTAA
- the rpsR gene encoding 30S ribosomal protein S18, translating into MARFFRRRKFCRFTAEGVQEIDYKDVATLKNYITEAGKIVPSRITGTRAKYQRQLARAIKRSRYLALLPYTDKHL; encoded by the coding sequence ATGGCTCGTTTCTTCCGTCGTCGTAAATTCTGCCGTTTTACTGCAGAAGGCGTACAAGAGATTGACTACAAAGACGTAGCAACTCTAAAAAACTACATCACTGAAGCTGGTAAAATCGTACCTAGCCGTATCACTGGTACTCGTGCTAAATACCAACGTCAGCTAGCTCGCGCTATCAAGCGTTCTCGTTACCTTGCACTTCTACCGTACACAGATAAGCATCTGTAA
- the priB gene encoding primosomal replication protein N produces MTNRLELSGVIAKAPVRSLSPAGIPHCHFVIEHRSIKQEADLSRQVYCRMNVVVSGQGSQALTANLAQGSNVTVGGFITYQTGRNGVSRVVLHAEHIKLI; encoded by the coding sequence ATGACCAATCGATTGGAGTTAAGCGGTGTTATCGCAAAGGCTCCGGTTCGAAGTCTAAGTCCTGCGGGCATACCTCATTGTCATTTTGTCATTGAGCATCGTTCGATTAAACAGGAAGCTGACTTATCACGACAAGTCTATTGCAGAATGAACGTGGTAGTGAGTGGACAAGGGTCACAAGCTTTAACTGCAAATTTAGCTCAAGGCAGTAACGTTACGGTAGGTGGTTTTATCACATACCAGACAGGCCGAAATGGTGTGTCGAGAGTAGTGTTACATGCTGAGCATATTAAACTAATTTAG
- the rpsF gene encoding 30S ribosomal protein S6 produces MRHYEIVFMVHPDQSEQVAGMIERYTGSITEAGGTIHRLEDWGRRQMAYPINKLHKAHYVLMNVESEQAVIDELETAFRYNDAVLRNMIMRTKAAITEPSVMMKAKEERSAKREDAAPRAEEAAAE; encoded by the coding sequence ATGCGTCATTATGAAATCGTATTCATGGTGCATCCTGATCAAAGCGAGCAAGTTGCTGGCATGATCGAGCGTTACACTGGTTCAATCACTGAAGCTGGCGGTACTATCCACCGTCTAGAAGATTGGGGTCGTCGTCAAATGGCTTACCCAATCAACAAGCTGCACAAAGCACACTACGTTCTTATGAACGTTGAGTCTGAGCAAGCTGTTATTGATGAACTAGAAACTGCATTCCGTTACAACGATGCTGTTCTACGTAACATGATCATGCGTACAAAAGCTGCGATCACTGAGCCATCAGTAATGATGAAAGCTAAAGAAGAGCGTTCTGCTAAGCGTGAAGACGCTGCACCACGCGCTGAAGAAGCTGCTGCTGAGTAA
- the rlmB gene encoding 23S rRNA (guanosine(2251)-2'-O)-methyltransferase RlmB, giving the protein MSNDYIFGIHAAKAVLERDPARFIEVFVLKGRQDDRLLPILNELTQLGFKIQELPRKTLDDKAKGANHQGIIARVTPAKQLNEHDLDDIVSQTENPLLLVLDGVTDPHNLGACLRNADAAGVAAVIVPKDKSASMTATVSKVACGAAETVPLVRVTNLARTMRALQEKGVWFVGTAGEATHDVFQSKLTGPLAIVMGAEGDGMRRLTRETCDDLIKIPMAGSVSSLNVSVASGICLFEAVRQRALQG; this is encoded by the coding sequence ATGAGTAATGATTATATTTTTGGTATCCACGCAGCCAAAGCAGTACTAGAGCGTGATCCTGCCCGTTTTATTGAAGTATTTGTATTAAAAGGTCGTCAAGACGATCGCTTATTACCAATCTTGAATGAATTAACGCAGTTGGGTTTTAAGATTCAAGAACTGCCACGTAAAACGTTGGATGACAAAGCGAAAGGTGCCAATCACCAAGGAATTATTGCTCGTGTAACGCCAGCTAAGCAACTGAATGAACATGATCTTGATGATATTGTATCTCAAACAGAGAACCCATTACTGCTTGTTCTTGATGGTGTGACTGATCCTCACAATCTAGGTGCATGTTTACGTAATGCCGATGCGGCAGGTGTAGCTGCGGTTATCGTACCAAAAGATAAATCTGCATCAATGACAGCAACCGTAAGTAAAGTTGCGTGTGGTGCGGCTGAAACGGTTCCTTTAGTTCGTGTAACTAACCTAGCTCGTACAATGCGAGCATTACAAGAAAAGGGCGTATGGTTTGTTGGGACTGCTGGTGAGGCAACTCACGATGTATTCCAGTCTAAATTAACTGGTCCTTTAGCAATAGTTATGGGTGCTGAAGGGGATGGTATGCGTCGCTTAACACGTGAAACGTGTGATGACCTAATTAAAATCCCAATGGCTGGCTCTGTATCAAGTTTAAATGTTTCTGTAGCGTCTGGTATCTGTTTATTTGAAGCAGTACGCCAACGTGCGTTACAAGGCTAA